A stretch of Episyrphus balteatus chromosome 2, idEpiBalt1.1, whole genome shotgun sequence DNA encodes these proteins:
- the LOC129908344 gene encoding uncharacterized protein LOC129908344 — protein MKSVICLLAVITVVACYPQREGAAYTNEAIRQAQQTFLIPKDAQIQQVQEGIELGAYEQIPGNQKINLFEILGDQVPSEVINNLQAQVDQIGRN, from the coding sequence atgaaatctgTCATTTGTTTGCTTGCTGTTATCACTGTTGTTGCCTGCTATCCACAACGTGAAGGAGCTGCCTATACAAATGAAGCCATTCGCCAGGCGCAGCAGActtttttgataccaaaagatGCACAAATTCAACAGGTGCAAGAAGGAATTGAACTAGGAGCCTATGAACAAATTCCCGGAAATCAGAAGATCAATCTTTTTGAAATCCTTGGTGATCAAGTGCCATCGGAAGTGATTAATAATTTGCAAGCGCAAGTTGATCAAATTGGAaggaattaa